In a single window of the Littorina saxatilis isolate snail1 linkage group LG5, US_GU_Lsax_2.0, whole genome shotgun sequence genome:
- the LOC138967535 gene encoding calponin homology domain-containing protein DDB_G0272472-like codes for MGCDNSKTVRVLPVGKASLSRDNTQEGATQTPEAKTKHPHGSKKLHQTASELTLDEQGNKVKSAKKSKRSKSGKDRMGSCDSLDCDSDSRSIGSDRGFSATSKQSADSGLGDDYAHVITEYSSENRVKEVESMFKARDDLEMGITGVQVGTRNSAKDRARQEEAHIMQSLREEGLITKPKAENSGGMCFEIVDASGDGLPKPPPRLEKLSEKRRGKKAALTKEEIREKLERAELRRKKREQERLDKLKVMERTDAIAALENFTQYQKSKEETIAQRMDQVENNRERQLRELRERQERRKKHAEEVRKRKALAKENGISNEAFESEEYPPTPRDGPTTPHAEPQTPREGLTTTRAEPEVTLARKAESKPRVRSPLQVQEVRERRGSEGSHRSRDGSARSRE; via the exons ATGGGTTGTGATAACTCCAAGACAGTGCGCGTGCTGCCAGTGGGGAAAGCCAGCCTCTCCAGAGACAACACCCAGGAAGGGGCCACCCAGACTCCGGAAGCCAAGACCAAACACCCCCACGGCAGCAAGAAGCTGCACCAGACCGCCAGCGAGCTCACGCTTGACGAGCAGGGCAACAAAGTCAAATCCGCCAAGAAGTCCAAGCGGTCGAAGTCCGGCAAAGACCGGATGGGCTCGTGCGACAGTCTGGACTGTGACAGTGACTCTCGCTCCATCGGCAGCGACCGTGGCTTTTCCGCCACCTCCAAGCAGTCGGCAGACTCCGGGCTTGGCGACGACTACGCGCACGTGATCACGGAGTACTCCTCGGAGAACAGGGTCAAGGAGGTGGAGAGCATGTTCAAGGCTCGGGACGACCTAG AGATGGGCATCACAGGGGTGCAGGTGGGCACACGGAACAGCGCCAAGGATCGGGCGCGCCAGGAGGAGGCTCACATCATGCAGAGCCTGAGGGAGGAGGGACTCATCACCAAACCCAAGGCCGAGAACTCCGGGGGCATGTGCTTTGAGATCGTCGACGCGTCGGGGGACGGGCTTCCAAAGCCTCCTCCAAGGCTAGAAAAACTGTCGGAGAAAAGAAGAGGAAAGAAGGCCGCGCTCACGAAGGAAGAAATCCGAGAAAAACTGGAAAGGGCAGAGCTAAGAAGAAAG AAGCGAGAGCAGGAACGCCTGGACAAGCTGAAGGTGATGGAGCGAACGGACGCCATCGCGGCACTGGAGAACTTCACGCAATACCAGAAGAGCAAGGAGGAGACAATCGCACAGCGCATGGACCAGGTGGAGAACAACCGCGAGCGACAGCTGCGCGAGCTGAGGGAAAGGCAGGAGCGGCGCAAAAAGCACGCGGAGGAGGTCCGCAAGCGCAAGGCACTGGCCAAGGAAAACGGGATCAGCAACGAAGCCTTCGAGTCCGAAGAGTACCCTCCAACGCCGAGAGACGGCCCGACGACGCCGCACGCAGAACCTCAAACGCCGAGAGAAGGCCTGACGACGACGCGCGCAGAGCCGGAAGTGACGTTGGCACGAAAAGCGGAAAGCAAGCCGCGAGTGAGGAGCCCCCTACAGGTGCAGGAAGTAAGGGAGAGACGCGGGAGCGAGGGAAGTCATCGCAGCAGAGACGGAAGCGCGCGGAGCCGAGAGTGA